ATTCGTTTCTACTTCCGGATACTCCTGTCCAATTTCTTCAAAAAGCTGATCCCAAAAAACCATTGAATAATTCAATGCGTTCGCCTTGCTTATGCTCGTTAGCGTCCTGCCCGTCTTACGCGCAAGTTCATACGCATAACGGATGATCCTCTCCGTTCCCTTTCTGGAAAAGACCCCCGTCTGCAGTACCACTTCTTCCGGCTTGCCTTTAAAAAGCCAATCACCGGCACCGGAATATTCCCCTTCACTGTTTTCACGGATGACAACCATATCGATTTGGTCACGAGTCACGTCTTTTAATGGACAGGGTGCACCTTGAAGCAATTTAACAGGTCGAACATTCACATATTGGTCAAATCCCTTTCTGATTTTCAGCAGAAGTTCACGTAAGGAAATATGGTCAGGGACACCAGGGTAACCGACAGCCCCAAGATACACGGCGTCAAACTTCATCAGTTGTTCCAGTCCGTCGTCGGGCAGCATTTTGCCGTGCTCAATGTAATATTCACAGCCCCATGGAAAATAGGTGAACTCGAAAGAAAAATCCCCGGCAATTGCAGCCACTTCTTTAAGTACCTTTACACCCTCATTAATCACCTCAGGGCCAATCCCGTCACCCGCAATGACCGCTATTTTATGAACATTCATTCTTCAACTCTCCTTTTTCTATATTTTCTGATTTCAACATCCTAATTTTAACATATAATTTTTGCATTCCCGTCAGGGGGGAGGTTCATACAGAAAAAAGAGCCCTTTCATGATGAAAGGGCTCTTTTTTTCACGCCTTCAAATATGCGCGTCTTTCCGCATATTCACGGCATTGTGAACAAACCATGATCTTTTTTCTTTCTTCATTCAAATAAGCCGTCACATTCTTGGATTTACGCTTACAAAAGTAACAGGTCTTTTTGAAGAACTTCACTTAACGATGACTTCGCCGTCCCATTCAAGCATTCCGCCAACCATGTTTGCCACTTTATATCCTTGTTCCTGAAGATAGTGGCATACATTTTCACTGCGGCGTCCTGAACGGCAGATAAAAATATATTCTTTTTCTTTATCAAAATAGTCAAGGTTCGCCGGGATGTCATTCATGCGAATATGTTTCGCGCCTTCGATCATTCCCTCTTGCACTTCTTCGTCTTCACGAACATCTACAAGTTCCATCGCTTCGCCTGCCTCAAGCTTAGCTTCCACTTCTTCAGTTGTAATGATTTTGATTTCTTCCATAATTAGCACCTCGAATTATCGTTTGATTTATCTTTTTCATTATAGCAAAATTTCCAGTTAAACATCACATAATGGATTCGCTGATGAAAATTCCCTCATGCCATGTATTTATTTTCAGAAATTATCATCAACACTCAAATTTTTATTGCTTCTAAAAACCATCTTGGATAAAAATGCTCCTAAAACTGCCGCCACTATCAGGATACCGAAAAGGATCGAATAATTGGCGATGATTCCTATCAATGTAGATGAGATGATACTCCCAAAATATCGAAAGGTCGAAAAGATTCCCGATGCCGAGCCCGATGCGGATTCCTCCACTGCTTCCAGGGAAGCGACCTGCATGCTTGTAAGCCCTAAACCGATAGCCAACCCATTCACGATAAGTGTGACGGCTAAATACATAAGCGACTGGATGTGGATGACGAATAAGAATAATAGATTCGTTAACACAGTGATGGCGAATGAAAGGAATATGACCTTTTCCGAAGAGTATTTCCGATTAAGCTGTCCGCCTATCATATTGCTTAAAGCCATTGAAATGGAGAACAGTGATAACATGACACCGCTCACGGAAACCGAAATATCCATTTTTGTGGTCATGATCAGCGGCATGACCAACAAAATCGCGTACATCGTGAAATTATTGATCAACACAGATAAATTGGCATTCACGAATATAGGACTCTTAAATAAGCTAAAGTCTATAATCGGGGATGCGACAGAACGTTCTTTCCGTACGAACAATCCCAGAAACAGAAGGCTCCCCATACCGAGTACGATGTACATCGTCGTTGATTCTGCATGAGTCAAAGTAATCAATAAAGTGATCGTAACGGCTAAATAAATGGAACCGATAACGTCCAATGGCTGTCGGGAATGCTTTTTCTGCATTTTTGGTAAAAGAAAAATGCCTCCAGCAAGTGCACCCAATAAAAAAGGGACGTTAACCAAGAATATCGCTTTCCAACTGGATACAGCAATCAAAAGCGAGCCTATCAATGGACCTACTGCCGCTCCCAGACCCATTCCCAACCCGAAAAATCCCAACACCCCCGGCAGCCGCTCACGTGAAACGGTCTGTCGGATAAGGGCAACGACATTCGGGATCAGCAATCCGCCCCCTATGGCCTGCAGTGACCGAAAAGCGACAAGCATGCCTATATTCGGCGCAAGCCCGCATCCAATTGAGGCAGCAAGGAATAGTAATATGCCAATTATATAAATTTTTCGATTGCCATATAAATCCCCAAGTTTACCCGCAATCGGCTGGGTAACGGCCATTACAATGAGATAGATGGTGACGACCAAAGTGACACTGTGAATATCCAAACCGTAAAAGTCTGAAATCGAGCCCAGTGCTATCGAAATCATCGTTGAATTGATCGGTACGAGAAACGCCGCCATTAAAGTAAAAATGATCATCAGGAATTCTTTCTGTCTGCTCATTCTTTCACCTCAGTCCTTAAAACAACACTGTGTTCTACTTGCTCATCCATCGATTATCGTAACGGTTCCCGTATTTCCATCGACAATGACACGATCTCCATCTTTTAAGCGATCCGTTCCTACTTTTGTCCCTAACACTGCCGGAATCCGATATTCCCTAGCAATGATCGCAGAATGGGACAGCATGCCGCCTGTATCGGTAATGATTGCTTTTGCATCCTGGAAAAAGGACGTCCAGACTGGTGTCGTGTTCCTGCAGACCAGAATATCTCCTTTTTTAAAATTAGAGGCTTCATGCATTCCGGATATCACTTTGACTTTTCCTTCGCATAATCCTCCGGATGCTGAAATTCCTTTAATCGTACTCGCCGTATTTTCCTTGTTTTCTTCCAATGAGCCAAACACCATTTCCACGAAAGCACGATCTTCATCCGTAGGTTTGCCAAAGAATGATGGCGTTTTCATTTTACCCTGCAAATCAAATTGCCTTTTCCGTTCCAATACCGTTTCCCTTAAAGAGTGGGGGGCATCCAAAGCGGATATGACCTCATCTTTATATAAAAACCAAATATCTTCTGCGTCATCCAGCACGTTCTGTTCAACTAAAAGCTCACTTACTTTCAATAAGTATAAGCGTGCCTTTGCATCTAACATGGCATCAATATAAAAATGATGATCATCCGTGATTACAGCAGCATCCAAGACCATTTGGTAATATTTTTTAAATAAGTCCCGCTCAGCAGAATCTTCAATTCCATTTAAAAACCTTTGGTATATCCGTTTCCCGTCAGCTACTGCCGTTTCGAATTCTTTATCGAAATCATATCCATTAATGATGAAATTCTTAATGATTTGCAGTACATGCTCAGGATTTTCAATCCAGGTTTCCCCAACGAAATCATGTGCCTTAAGGCATCTGTACCCGTAAACATTGACGAAATTATCAACACGTTCCAGAAAATCCTTCCCTTTTCCAAACGCGCTCAGATCCCGGGATAAATTTCCTTCATCAGCATCCATGATCACCTTCAGCAACTGAGGTTCATTCTTCGCTTTCAACGATAATTGCCACAGTATTCGATCGGACTCCAGTGACTTATTCATCACTCCAGCCATGGATTGGTAGAGTTCACGGAGTGGTTGGGTCCCCAGCAAGCTTTTAAATAGCCGTTCAAGTTTAATACTAATACTCGCATGCGGAAGGACGATCATGAAATGCCAGTAATAGACCTCTTTGAAAAACCCTTCTAACTCACCCAACCCTCTTATGGCTTTGGCTGCCGTGAATTCCTTCGAAGTTTCTTCATCCATATATCGATAAATTGGCAATAAATGATCATGGATAATATCATGCATCCTGTTCGTCATATCTGGATACAAGTTCTCCATAAGCTTTTCGTTTTCCATGAATAATTGCTGTGGGTCTGTTTCTAGGTGGATTTGCTTTCCATAATAATACCCGTTATGGACTTTCATTTGGATGTATCCCGACGGTTCCCTGAGTTCCTCTGTCGCTTTAGCCATTCCTTGATAAAATGGTTGGGTGACTATGGATGCGAATAATGGGGAAATTTGATCAGGAAATCTTGAATCGATCAAAAACCAAAATTCATCCTTATCAGTTCGTTCCAAAATAAATTCTTTCCTGGCTTCTGGAATGACTTCAGCGTCTTCGATCACTGTTGTAATCGGGCGAGCTTGCAAGAGATATACCATTTGATCTTGAATGGCGAATTCCAAATCGACAGGATGTCCATAATGCTTCTCCACATCCAGTGTCAATTCGATCAACTGTGTAAGCTGCACATCATTGAGGCAATATGCATCCTGTTCCGGTTTTGTGGTTTCCACTTCTAACGTGCCTGTGGAGCCGGAAACGATTTTCAGTTCTTTGCGGCCCTTGGTTTTCTCGATCTTCGTACCATCACGTTTAGCCAAATAGGTGTCGGGTGTCACGATACCAGATACTACCGCCTCCCCAAGCCCATAACTGGCATTTATCACTATATGATCTGGATTGTATGTAATAGGGTCCTGGCTGAAAATCACTCCTGAAACATCTGAATGTATCAGACCTTGAACCACAACGCCCATTGATATTTTTTCAACATTTTCATGAATGGTTTCGGTATATTGCCGAACCCGGTTCTCGAAACAGGAAGCCCAGCAGCCTTTTACCCTTGATAGGAATTCTTCATCCGTTTTAACATTCAGGTATGTTTCATACTGACCGGCAAAGGATGCCCCTTCCAGGTCTTCTGCACCCGAAGAGGAACGGACTGCCACTGATGTATAATCTTCTCGCAGCTCATGAAAAGAGCTCAAAAGGATGTTTGACAATTCATCCGGGATGCTCGCTTCCATAATCCCGGCCTGGATGGCTTCACTTTGTAAATCCAGTTCATTTCTTTCCACGAAGTGCATAAATGAATCATTGCTAATGACAAACCCATTTGGCACGGGCATGCCCAACTTGGTCATTTTAATTAAATTTAAAGCTTTTCCCCCTACGATTTCATTGGACTCAGCAGCATTTTCAAATCGCTCTGTATACATATTCGCTCCCCTTCCATCACGTTGAATAAATACTTTCTTTCCCAAGACCGGGACATACCCATTTATAGGTATAATCCCCACTCTTAACCATAATGGAAATCCTGTTACATTGCATATGAAAAGGCTTACACTAAATTCCATGACGGGCATTGATTTCGCAATGATTCTTAGGGCTTTATTGCCATTTTCCCGAATGATCGATCGGCAAAAATGCAACAAACTATTCAATTTTATATTTATTTACATTTATTAAGTAAATACATCAAATCCAATCACAACGAATAATCCCTACAATAGTCACAATGGAGCCTGAATGAAAAAAACGCCGACGAATATAATATTCGCCGGCGTTTTAAAAATCCTTATCAATGCTTGAAACCCAGTTGATATTGTTTAGGGATCTCCGTTTTTATTTTCAAAGCTTTAGATGCTTCAAGTGCCCAATAAGGGTTTCGCAGCATCCCTCTGCCGACGGCTACTAAATCGGCTTCTTCATTGCCAATGACTGAATTTGCTAGAATCGGATCATCTAATCGACCTACAGCAATCACTGGAATATCCAAAGCTTTTTTTATTTCCCTGGCCAATGGAGTTTGATAGCTAGCATGCGTACCCGGTCTTCCGTCTGCTCCAATCGGGCCTTCTCCTCCAGAGCTTACATGGAACATATCGACGCCTGCTTCTTTAAAGACTTGTGAAAAGGCAATGCTGTCCTCAATGCCATATCCGCCTTCAACGTATTCTTTTGCAGA
The DNA window shown above is from Peribacillus sp. FSL P2-0133 and carries:
- a CDS encoding rhodanese-like domain-containing protein yields the protein MEEIKIITTEEVEAKLEAGEAMELVDVREDEEVQEGMIEGAKHIRMNDIPANLDYFDKEKEYIFICRSGRRSENVCHYLQEQGYKVANMVGGMLEWDGEVIVK
- a CDS encoding tartrate dehydrogenase; amino-acid sequence: MNVHKIAVIAGDGIGPEVINEGVKVLKEVAAIAGDFSFEFTYFPWGCEYYIEHGKMLPDDGLEQLMKFDAVYLGAVGYPGVPDHISLRELLLKIRKGFDQYVNVRPVKLLQGAPCPLKDVTRDQIDMVVIRENSEGEYSGAGDWLFKGKPEEVVLQTGVFSRKGTERIIRYAYELARKTGRTLTSISKANALNYSMVFWDQLFEEIGQEYPEVETNSYLVDAASMYFVKQPERFQIVVTSNLFGDIITDLGAAIAGGMGLAAGANLNPERIYPSMFEPIHGSAPDIAHQGIANPLAAIWSASQILDFFGHDIWGAKILDVIEQVMVDKKALTPDMGGAASTEEVGDEVVAILSALQTNQV
- a CDS encoding PEP/pyruvate-binding domain-containing protein, with translation MYTERFENAAESNEIVGGKALNLIKMTKLGMPVPNGFVISNDSFMHFVERNELDLQSEAIQAGIMEASIPDELSNILLSSFHELREDYTSVAVRSSSGAEDLEGASFAGQYETYLNVKTDEEFLSRVKGCWASCFENRVRQYTETIHENVEKISMGVVVQGLIHSDVSGVIFSQDPITYNPDHIVINASYGLGEAVVSGIVTPDTYLAKRDGTKIEKTKGRKELKIVSGSTGTLEVETTKPEQDAYCLNDVQLTQLIELTLDVEKHYGHPVDLEFAIQDQMVYLLQARPITTVIEDAEVIPEARKEFILERTDKDEFWFLIDSRFPDQISPLFASIVTQPFYQGMAKATEELREPSGYIQMKVHNGYYYGKQIHLETDPQQLFMENEKLMENLYPDMTNRMHDIIHDHLLPIYRYMDEETSKEFTAAKAIRGLGELEGFFKEVYYWHFMIVLPHASISIKLERLFKSLLGTQPLRELYQSMAGVMNKSLESDRILWQLSLKAKNEPQLLKVIMDADEGNLSRDLSAFGKGKDFLERVDNFVNVYGYRCLKAHDFVGETWIENPEHVLQIIKNFIINGYDFDKEFETAVADGKRIYQRFLNGIEDSAERDLFKKYYQMVLDAAVITDDHHFYIDAMLDAKARLYLLKVSELLVEQNVLDDAEDIWFLYKDEVISALDAPHSLRETVLERKRQFDLQGKMKTPSFFGKPTDEDRAFVEMVFGSLEENKENTASTIKGISASGGLCEGKVKVISGMHEASNFKKGDILVCRNTTPVWTSFFQDAKAIITDTGGMLSHSAIIAREYRIPAVLGTKVGTDRLKDGDRVIVDGNTGTVTIIDG
- a CDS encoding MFS transporter, with amino-acid sequence MSRQKEFLMIIFTLMAAFLVPINSTMISIALGSISDFYGLDIHSVTLVVTIYLIVMAVTQPIAGKLGDLYGNRKIYIIGILLFLAASIGCGLAPNIGMLVAFRSLQAIGGGLLIPNVVALIRQTVSRERLPGVLGFFGLGMGLGAAVGPLIGSLLIAVSSWKAIFLVNVPFLLGALAGGIFLLPKMQKKHSRQPLDVIGSIYLAVTITLLITLTHAESTTMYIVLGMGSLLFLGLFVRKERSVASPIIDFSLFKSPIFVNANLSVLINNFTMYAILLVMPLIMTTKMDISVSVSGVMLSLFSISMALSNMIGGQLNRKYSSEKVIFLSFAITVLTNLLFLFVIHIQSLMYLAVTLIVNGLAIGLGLTSMQVASLEAVEESASGSASGIFSTFRYFGSIISSTLIGIIANYSILFGILIVAAVLGAFLSKMVFRSNKNLSVDDNF